The window GGGTGGTTCGGGGTGACCCCCGACCTGTGGTGCTTCGGCAAGGTCATCGGCGGCGGCCTGCCGGTCGGCGCCTTCGGCGGCCGCTGGGACGTCATGGAGTGCCTGGCCCCGCTGGGCGGCGTGTACCAGGGCGGCACCCTGTCGGGCAACCCTCTGGCCATGGCCGCCGGTCGTGCCACGCTCGAGTTGCTCGACGACGGTGCCTTCGACCGGCTGACCGCCAAGTCGGCGCGCCTGGCCGACGGGCTGGCGTTCGCCTTCAGCGGAGCCGGCCTCGACGCCGTGCTGCCCCGGGTGGGTTCGCTGCTGGGCTGCTTCTTCGGCGACGTTGCTCCAACCGACTTCGACGAGGCGAAGGCGCTGGCTGACAACGGCATCTACCCGAAGGTCTTCCACGCCCTCCTGGAGCGGGGGGTGGCGCTGGCCCCCGGCGCCTACGAGGCCCTGTTCCCGAGCCTCGCCCACACCGAAGCGGTCATCGACGAGACGATTTCCATCGCTGCGGAGGCTGCCGTCATGGTGGCTGCCGAGCTGGCCTGAGGCCCGACTGGTCAGGACCCGCGTAGGGCGCGGTAGCGACGGAGCAGTTCGGCCGTCGAGCTGTCATGGGCCCCGTCACCTGCCAGGTCACCGGCGATGCGGGCGGCCAGTTCCTTGCCCAACTCCACCCCCCACTGGTCGAACGGGTCTATGCCCCAGACGGCACCCGCGGCGATCGTCCGGTGCTCGTAGGTGGCCAGCAACTGGCCCACCGCCGACGGGGTGAGCTCGGGTACCAGGATGGTCGTCGATGGCCGGTCACCGGGAAAGGTGCGATGCGGGACCAGGGCCGGTGGAACGCCGGCGGACGCCGCCTCATGGCTCGTCCTTCCGAATGCCAGGGCCTCGGCCTGGGCGGCCAGGTTGGCCAGCAACAGGTCCTGGTGGGCGCCACGCGGGTCCTCGACGGGTCGGGCCACGCCGATCAGGTCGCACGGCACCACGTCGGTGCCCTGGTGCAGCCACTGGAAGAAGGCGTGCTGTCCGTCGGTGCCGGGTGCCCCCCAGACCACCGGTCCGCTGGGAGCGTCCAGAGCGTGGCCGTCGTCGGTGACCCTCTTGCCGAGGCTCTCCATCGAGAGCTGCTGCAGGTAGGGGGGCAGCAGTCGGAGCCGGTGGGCGTAGGGCACCACGGCCATCGACGTGCGTCCCAGGAACGACCGGTTCCAGACGTCGATGAGCCCGAGCAGCACCGGTCCGTTCCTCAGCGTCTTGGAGTTGGCTACGTGTTCGTCGACGAGCCGCATGCCTGCCAGGAGCTCGGCGAACGCCGACGACCCGATGGCCACCATGACCGCCAGCCCGACCGCCGACGGAAGCGAGAACCGGCCGCCCACCCACTCGGGCAGGGCGAAGGTCATCTCCGCGGCCACGCCGAGGGCCGCAGCCCGGGCCGGGTACGCGGTGACGGCCACCAGGTGGCCTGCCGCCAGGTCGTTGCCGAGCCCGTCGGCCAGCCAGGCGCGGGCGCTCTCGGCCGCCGTGAGGGTCTCGACCGTGGTGAACGACTTGGAGCACACCACCACCAGCGTGTGGGCCGGCTTCAACCCGGCGAGTGCGGCGGCCAGGTCGGCACCGTCCAGGTTCGAGGAGAAGCGCACCGTGAGGTCGGGATGCACCAGGTGGGCCAGGGCGTCGGCTGCCAGCGCCGGTCCCAGGTGGCTGCCACCTATGCCCAGGCTGACCACCGCGGTTATCGGGTGTCCCGTGGCTCCCCGCATGCTGCCGTCCCGGATCGAGGTCGCCAGGTCGGACATCCGGTCCAGGGTGGCGTGCACCCCGGGTACCACGTCGACGCCATCCACCTGGATCACCTCGTGGCGGGGTGCACGCAAGGCGGTGTGGAGCGCCGGGAGCCCCTCGGTTGCGTTGACCGGTTGGCCGTCCAGCATGCGCGCCAGCATGGTGGCCACCGACCGGTCCTCGGCCAGCGCCGCCAGCAGGGCGAGGGTCTCGTCGGTCACCTGCTGGCGGGACGGGTCGATCCAGAGGTCTCCCACCTCGACTCCCAGCCGGGTGGCCCGGTCGGGATTGTCGGCGAACAGGTTCCTGAGCGACGGGATGCCACCGTCGCGGTGGCTGGCCAGGGCCGCCCAGGCGGCGGTTTCGGTCGTCGAGCCGGTCACGTCGGCCATTCTCCCCCGGTAGATCGCCGTCCGTGGGTCATCCGACCCGACGTCCGGCCCGGATGAGCAGTGGCTCAGGAGGCGACAAGGCGGTCGGGGACCAGGCGGACCATGCCGGAGATCGCCGAGTAGGCCGCCTCGGCGGCGCCCCGGTCCTCGTCCCTCATGAGGTTGGCCATCACCCGGAGCGCCCACTCCATGAGGGGTTGGGACCGCATGCCGACCCGGGTCAACTCCCGGATCAAGGTCGGGTTGCCGATCACCTTCGCGAACAGGCGGGCCACCTTGAAGTAGAGGCCGTACTCCTCGTTCAGCAGGTCGGGGTAGCGGGCCAGCACGGCGTCGTCGCAGCGTGCGGCTGCCTCTGCGATGAGGCCGGCGGCCAGGCGACCGGTCTCGTAGGCGTAGTCGATGCCCTCGCCGTTGAACGGGTTCACGGCGCCGGCGGCATCGCCCACCACCAGCCAGTTGGGTCCGGCCTTGGGCCCGACGGAACCTGCCATGGGCAGGCGGCCACCGGTCGGCGGGGCGGTTGGTCGGGTCGGATCTATCTGCCAGTGCTCGGGCAGCGTGTGGGCGAACTCCTCGAATAGGTGGCTGGTGTTGACCGACCTGTAGTCACGAAAGGTCGAAAGCAGCCCGATGCCCACGTTGACGGTCCCGTTGCCGACCGGGAAGATCCAGCCGTACCCGGGCATGGCGTTGCCGTTCCGGTCGCGGACGTCCAGCGACGACTCGATCCAGGGGTCGTCGTGGAGGGGGCTCTCGAAGTAGCCGCGGATGGCCATGCCCATCGGGTAGGTGCGGTCCCGCACCGTGCCCATCGCACGACCGAAGCGGGAGTTGGCTCCGTCGGCCACCACGACGTGGCGGGCCCGCAGGTCGTGTTCGGTCCCGCTGGCCTTGTCGAGCACGACGGCCCCGCCGATGGCGCCGGCCGCCGAACCAGCTGGGGGGTCCACAGGCCGGACCGCCTCGGTGCCCTGCAGCAGGGTGGCGCCTGCGCCCACGGCGTGGTCGGCCACGAAGCCGTCGAGGTCGCAGCGCCGCACCACGTACCCGTACGAGGGATAGACGGGGTGGTCGGGCCAGGCCATCTCCATGGTGCGGCCGTGGGCGATGGCCCGCAGCCCCTCGAAGCGGTGGTACCCCTCCAGGGCGGGGCCGAGCCCCATCTCCTCCAGCTCGTGGACAGCCCGCGGCGGCAGGCCGTCACCACAGGTCTTGTCGCGCGGGAAGGTCTTGCGTTCGACGACGACGGTGTCGAGGCCGTGGGTGGCGGCCCAGTAGGCGGTGGCCGCCCCGGCCGGGCCTCCGCCGATGACCAGGAGGTCGTGGACCCTCTCTCCTGGGGACGTGTCGGTCATCGTTACGGCCGGGAGAAGGGGAGTTCCGGTCGGCCCCGCCGGGGCCGATGGATCAGTGCCCGCCGTCGGTGGCGACGGAGTCCAGCAGGACCTGGATCTCGTCGACGGTGACCGTCGCCGGATCTAGGTGGCCATGCAGGTCGAGCTCGCCACCGTGGACGGCGTCGTCGATGGCTTCGGCCAACTCGGCGTCCTCGGCCGAGCCACTTAGTCGGACACGCTCGTGGAGGACCACGCCGATCAACTCCTCGGCGGTGAGGACGTCGCCCCAGGCAGGCATGCCGCCCTCGACGATGCGGCCCCGGCCAGGAGCGCCGTAGGAGTTGCCGAGGCCGACGCCGTCGGATCCGGTGGCCACCCACATGATGTGGGCCGCCGCGGTCGGGAAGGTGGCCAGCACCTCGCCGTCGGCTAGGGCATAACCACTGCCGCCCCCACCGGTGGTGCCGTGGCAACTGGCGCAACGGACCTCGTAGGCGTGGCTTCCAGCGGCGAGGACACCGGTGGCCTCCTGTGGTGGCCGCTCGAGGGTGCCCACGTACGAGATGGCCCAGATCGGGAGCAGCAGGAGGGTGCCGGCCGCCCACCACGGGATCTTCCCACGGGACTGCGCCGCTGCCACGTAGGCGGCGATGGGGGTAGGTGGCGCCTCGACCACCGGCGCCGGGTTGGCGGGAACGGTCGCCTCCGGGATGGCCGGGGTGGCCGGAGCGGTGGCGGTCGTATCGTCGGTACCGGTGTCCGCCGCTTCGCCGGCCGCCTTGGCCTTGGCAGCCTTGGCCCGCTTCAGGAGGTGTTCGGGGATCTCGGTCAACGTGGGCTCCGGAGGAGTCAGGCGGGTCCGTAGGCTGTGGCGACGGGACCCTCGGACCTACGGCTGTCCGGTCTAGGACACCGGCAGGCTAGCGGGCACTGAAGGTCGGCGGGCGCCCGTCGGACCAGATGGCCAGCCGTGACAACGCCTTCCCGGGAGCGGTTCCCAAGGGGGGCGATCGGGCTCGTACGCAGGCGTTTGGTTCTGCCAGCGCCCTGGTAGACACCTGCACCGGGATCGCCACCAGGACCGTCCATTCGGGTCTCCAGATCGGGCCAGCATGACGATGATCAAGTCGTTAGCATGGTGCACGTACACTTTGTGCACCGTTTCACGAAGTCCACTGAAGCCACCGAGGAGGGCAGGGATCGATGGTTGCGTTCGTGACCTCACTCCTCGTCATGGTGCTCCTCGTCGGTGGTGCCGACTGGTACCGCAAGCGCACCCCAGTGGACAAGGCGTTCACGTGGGGCGAGGCGATGCTCTTCGCCGGCTACGTGTTCTTCATCTTCTGGTGGGGCTACGGCGTGGTGCCCCACCAGTGGCTGACCTGGGCGGACAGCGAGCTGAACTGGCGACGCGACCGCTTCCTGATGGGCCCGCAGCTCCCCTGGACCGGTGACCGGGGCATCGTCGAGTGGGGCCTTCCGTTCACCATGACCTACCAGGTCATCCGCGACCTGGTAGCCGTCGGCATCTACGGCGTCGTCCTGGGCGGCAACGTCGTCATGTGGCGGCAGTGGCAGAACCGCGGCCAGGAGCAGAACGCTCCCAGGCCCACGTCGGAGTACGGGCGTCCGCTGGTCACCGAAGGGGTCGGCTCGTGAGCATCACCGACGCCAACCCGGAACATCCGACGTTCGTCGACGACTACGTGCTCCGCGAGGTCGACGCCGACTGGATGGCGGCCAACAACCGGGTCAAGCAGTTCATCCACATCGACCAGGCCGAGTGCATCATGTGCGAGGGCTGCGTCGACATATGCCCGTGGAAGTGCATCCACATGGTCTCCCCGGCTGCCGTGGCCGAGTCGATCGGTACCGAGCAGCCCGGCACCGACCCCAGCGACCACGTCATCTTCACCATCGACGACGACGTCTGCACCCGGTGCGCCCTGTGCGTCGACCGGTGTCCCACGGGCGTGATAATCCTCGGGAAGTGCAGCGATCCGCCGGCTGACGGCGACGCACACCAGCGGACCAACACCCACGGCTACGGCTACGGGATGCGGTTGGGCTAGGCGGGACGATGAACGCAGGAACGATGGCCTCACAGGAGAACGAACGCCGTGGCTGACGACAAGAAGTCGGGTGGTCTGAGCCAGATGTCGGAACAGGTCCAGGCCTCCCAGGCCTGGAGCTCGATATTCCGGCCGGGTTCGATCTTCAGGAAGGGCTACAGCGACAGCCCCCGGAACCGGTCGTACGTGATCATGAACAGCGTGCTGTACCACCTCCATCCGGTGAAGGTGAAGCGCCACGCGGTGAAGGTCAGCTACACCCTCTGCCTGGGTGGTCTGAGCTTCTTCCTGTTCATACACCTCACGGTCACCGGCATCTTCCTGATGTTCTTCTACCGGCCGACCGCCGCGCAGGCCTGGAATGACATCCAGACCCTGCAGACCGCCGTCGGATTCGGCCTGCTGGTCAGGAACATGCACAGGTGGGCGGCCCACCTCATGGTGCTGTCCGTCTTCCTGCACATGGCACGGGTCTTCTACCACGGGGCCTACAAGCCGCCCCGTGAGTTCAACTGGGTAATCGGCGTGATGCTGCTGCAGTTCACCCTGCTGTTGTCGTTCACCGGCTACCTCCTCCCCTGGGACCAGCTGGCCCTCTGGGCGGTGACGGTGGGAACGAACATGATGGGCTTCACACCGGTGTTTGGTGAACAGGTCCGGTTCGTCCTGCTCGGAGGCGTCGAGATCGGCACCGACACCCTGCTCCGCTGGTACACCCTCCACGTCCTGATGCTCCCATTCGTGCTTGTCATCTTCCTGGCTATCCACTTCTGGCGGGTCCGCAAGGACGGTGGCATCTCCGGGCCGTTGTAGGCCGAGGGCGGACGCATGACCGAGATTCCGGAACACCTCAGGAAGCGGGCCGAGGCCGCCAAGGCCAAGGCGCAGGCCGCCGCGGGCGGCACTACGCCGGACGACGACTCACCGGCGCCCGACGCTCCGGCCGGCACCGTTCCGTCGGGCGACGACAAGATCCCCAGCCACCTCCTGGATCGCGGCACCGCGGCCGCAGACCAGCCGGTGCCCACGGCCGGCACACTGGTACCGGCGGCTGGCGGCCTGGCGGCCCCGGCCGGCAGCAGCGGCCCGGACGGCCACAACCAGCGCCTGCTGACCGTGGTCAAGTCGGGCTCCATCCAGGACACCAGGGCCACCCCGGTCGACAAGGTCCACGTGTGGCCCCACCTCCTGCTGGTCGAGTTCCTTGCGGCTCTGGCCGTCACGCTGTTCACGTTGCTGTTCGCGATATTCGTGAACGCCCCGCTGCTGGAGCTGGCCGACTTCAACAAGACGCCGAACCCCTCCAAGGCGCCGTGGTACTTCCTGGGCCTCCAGGAGCTGCTCACCATGTTCCACCCGATGGTGGCCGGGGTGACCATCCCCGGCATCGGGCTGTTCCTGCTGATCCTGGCGCCCTACATCGACAAGAACCCATCGAGGCGTCCTGAGGACCGCAAGTTCGCCATCTCGTTGATGACCATCCACCTCATGTTCTGGTCGGTG of the Acidimicrobiales bacterium genome contains:
- the pgi gene encoding glucose-6-phosphate isomerase — encoded protein: MADVTGSTTETAAWAALASHRDGGIPSLRNLFADNPDRATRLGVEVGDLWIDPSRQQVTDETLALLAALAEDRSVATMLARMLDGQPVNATEGLPALHTALRAPRHEVIQVDGVDVVPGVHATLDRMSDLATSIRDGSMRGATGHPITAVVSLGIGGSHLGPALAADALAHLVHPDLTVRFSSNLDGADLAAALAGLKPAHTLVVVCSKSFTTVETLTAAESARAWLADGLGNDLAAGHLVAVTAYPARAAALGVAAEMTFALPEWVGGRFSLPSAVGLAVMVAIGSSAFAELLAGMRLVDEHVANSKTLRNGPVLLGLIDVWNRSFLGRTSMAVVPYAHRLRLLPPYLQQLSMESLGKRVTDDGHALDAPSGPVVWGAPGTDGQHAFFQWLHQGTDVVPCDLIGVARPVEDPRGAHQDLLLANLAAQAEALAFGRTSHEAASAGVPPALVPHRTFPGDRPSTTILVPELTPSAVGQLLATYEHRTIAAGAVWGIDPFDQWGVELGKELAARIAGDLAGDGAHDSSTAELLRRYRALRGS
- a CDS encoding 4Fe-4S binding protein, with protein sequence MSITDANPEHPTFVDDYVLREVDADWMAANNRVKQFIHIDQAECIMCEGCVDICPWKCIHMVSPAAVAESIGTEQPGTDPSDHVIFTIDDDVCTRCALCVDRCPTGVIILGKCSDPPADGDAHQRTNTHGYGYGMRLG
- a CDS encoding geranylgeranyl reductase family protein; translation: MTDTSPGERVHDLLVIGGGPAGAATAYWAATHGLDTVVVERKTFPRDKTCGDGLPPRAVHELEEMGLGPALEGYHRFEGLRAIAHGRTMEMAWPDHPVYPSYGYVVRRCDLDGFVADHAVGAGATLLQGTEAVRPVDPPAGSAAGAIGGAVVLDKASGTEHDLRARHVVVADGANSRFGRAMGTVRDRTYPMGMAIRGYFESPLHDDPWIESSLDVRDRNGNAMPGYGWIFPVGNGTVNVGIGLLSTFRDYRSVNTSHLFEEFAHTLPEHWQIDPTRPTAPPTGGRLPMAGSVGPKAGPNWLVVGDAAGAVNPFNGEGIDYAYETGRLAAGLIAEAAARCDDAVLARYPDLLNEEYGLYFKVARLFAKVIGNPTLIRELTRVGMRSQPLMEWALRVMANLMRDEDRGAAEAAYSAISGMVRLVPDRLVAS
- a CDS encoding c-type cytochrome: MTEIPEHLLKRAKAAKAKAAGEAADTGTDDTTATAPATPAIPEATVPANPAPVVEAPPTPIAAYVAAAQSRGKIPWWAAGTLLLLPIWAISYVGTLERPPQEATGVLAAGSHAYEVRCASCHGTTGGGGSGYALADGEVLATFPTAAAHIMWVATGSDGVGLGNSYGAPGRGRIVEGGMPAWGDVLTAEELIGVVLHERVRLSGSAEDAELAEAIDDAVHGGELDLHGHLDPATVTVDEIQVLLDSVATDGGH
- a CDS encoding cytochrome b N-terminal domain-containing protein — protein: MADDKKSGGLSQMSEQVQASQAWSSIFRPGSIFRKGYSDSPRNRSYVIMNSVLYHLHPVKVKRHAVKVSYTLCLGGLSFFLFIHLTVTGIFLMFFYRPTAAQAWNDIQTLQTAVGFGLLVRNMHRWAAHLMVLSVFLHMARVFYHGAYKPPREFNWVIGVMLLQFTLLLSFTGYLLPWDQLALWAVTVGTNMMGFTPVFGEQVRFVLLGGVEIGTDTLLRWYTLHVLMLPFVLVIFLAIHFWRVRKDGGISGPL
- a CDS encoding menaquinol-cytochrome c reductase cytochrome b subunit → MTEIPEHLRKRAEAAKAKAQAAAGGTTPDDDSPAPDAPAGTVPSGDDKIPSHLLDRGTAAADQPVPTAGTLVPAAGGLAAPAGSSGPDGHNQRLLTVVKSGSIQDTRATPVDKVHVWPHLLLVEFLAALAVTLFTLLFAIFVNAPLLELADFNKTPNPSKAPWYFLGLQELLTMFHPMVAGVTIPGIGLFLLILAPYIDKNPSRRPEDRKFAISLMTIHLMFWSVLVMIGSFFRGPGFNFVFPWNAGLFFEL